A genomic window from Triticum urartu cultivar G1812 chromosome 7, Tu2.1, whole genome shotgun sequence includes:
- the LOC125518499 gene encoding serine/threonine-protein kinase PBL27-like — MGGSSCFLCLGARKEVPPPPRGDPHSRSSVAATATAARTFTFDELAAATRNFRDGFRIVRTASLYKGYLRSVNQVVAIKLQHAFDPSGSSSSSEQLNKEFLARVLMLSSLRHPNVVNLVGFCAADGNRGILVHEYMPLGSLQNHLHDRSPGKALLDWNTRINIAAGVAKGLEYLHHQGVVYCKPMSSSDILLGDGYHPKLSQYGLAELHQVAAEEESFTRSTNIAPEMLATGRVATKSNVYSFGVVLLELITGRTPFDPAQAVAEDRNLVIWAIRLMKDRSKFRWMADPALHDRYPFMGLHEALKVASMCIHQQPAMRSPIGAVVAALSRLVAYDDHPPESSHHAAPR; from the exons ATGGGTGGTTCCAGCTGCTTCCTCTGCCTGGGGGCAAGGAAGGAAGTCCCACCGCCTCCCCGGGGCGATCCCCACAGCCGCAGCAGCGTCGCCGCCACTGCCACCGCGGCACGAACCTTCACCTTCGACGAGCTCGCCGCGGCGACCAGGAACTTCAGAGACGGCTTCCGCATCGTTCGGACGGCGAGTCTCTACAAAGGCTACCTCAGGAGCGTCAATCAG GTTGTTGCTATAAAGCTGCAGCATGCCTTTGATCCTAGtggatcatcatcatcatcagaaCAACTCAACAAGGAGTTTCTTGCCCGTGTCCTGATGCTGAGCTCGCTGCGCCACCCGAATGTCGTCAACCTCGTTGGCTTTTGCGC CGCGGACGGCAATCGCGGGATCTTGGTTCACGAGTACATGCCATTGGGTTCTCTCCAAAATCACCTCCATG ATCGGTCTCCTGGCAAAGCACTGCTAGACTGGAACACAAGGATAAACATAGCTGCTGGCGTGGCCAAGGGTTTGGAGTATCTACACCACCAAGGTGTGGTGTACTGCAAACCCATGAGTAGCTCGGACATCTTGCTCGGAGATGGCTACCACCCAAAGCTGTCGCAGTATGGACTGGCAGAGCTTCACCAGGTAGCTGCAGAGGAAGAGAGCTTCACGCGAAGTACTAATATTGCCCCCGAGATGTTAGCTACTGGGAGGGTGGCCACCAAGTCGAACGTGTACAGCTTCGGCGTCGTGCTGCTGGAGTTGATCACGGGACGGACCCCCTTCGACCCCGCCCAGGCCGTCGCCGAGGATCGGAACCTTGTCATATGG GCCATACGGTTGATGAAGGACAGGAGCAAGTTCCGCTGGATGGCAGACCCGGCGCTGCACGACCGGTATCCGTTCATGGGTTTGCACGAGGCACTTAAAGTTGCTTCCATGTGCATCCACCAACAGCCGGCCATGAGATCCCCCATTGGTGCCGTCGTCGCAGCTCTGTCTCGCCTTGTCGCCTACGACGATCATCCACCTGAATCATCACACCACGCCGCGCCTCGTTAA
- the LOC125524784 gene encoding histone H3.2-like, translating into MARTKQTARKSTGGKAPRKQLATKAARKSAPATGGVKKPHRFRPGTVALREIRKYQKSTELLIRKLPFQRLVREIAQDFKTDLRFQSSAVSALQEAAESYLVGLFEDTNLCAIHAKRVTIMPKDIQLARRIRGERA; encoded by the coding sequence ATGGCCCGCACCAAGCAGACGGCGAGGAAGTCCACCGGCGGCAAGGCGCCGAGGAAGCAGCTGGCCACCAAGGCGGCCCGCAAGTCCGCCCCGGCCACCGGCGGCGTCAAGAAGCCCCACCGCTTCCGCCCCGGCACCGTCGCGCTCCGGGAGATCCGCAAGTACCAGAAGAGCACCGAGCTGCTCATCCGCAAGCTCCCCTTCCAGCGCCTGGTGAGGGAGATCGCCCAGGACTTCAAGACCGACCTCCGCTTCCAGTCCTCCGCCGTCTCCGCCCTGCAGGAGGCCGCCGAGTCCTACCTGGTGGGGCTCTTCGAGGACACCAACCTCTGCGCCATCCACGCCAAGCGCGTCACCATCATGCCCAAGGACATCCAGCTCGCCCGCCGCATCCGTGGAGAGAGGGCCTAG